A genomic stretch from Pseudobacteriovorax antillogorgiicola includes:
- a CDS encoding DUF3347 domain-containing protein: MMKSRVRIFFSSALLAYTTAFAQNDHDHDHYLKKQSSATSAKNADRINLDPETKKYLLAALEINENLHTSFFDYNAGKVEKYAGELSLSLSQIKDPKISRKLQYSLQKLNDIKAQNDRKINNMSYHSVSMTLIHLIHTYNLGNTYKGYTCPMVKMKWVQNSKKMSKVHNPYAPEMKHCGSQES, encoded by the coding sequence ATGATGAAATCAAGGGTTAGGATCTTTTTTTCCAGTGCTTTATTAGCTTACACTACAGCTTTCGCACAAAATGATCATGACCATGATCATTACTTAAAAAAGCAAAGCTCTGCGACGAGTGCCAAAAATGCGGATAGGATAAACCTTGACCCCGAGACCAAGAAGTATTTACTCGCAGCCCTAGAAATAAATGAAAATCTACATACTAGTTTTTTTGACTATAATGCTGGGAAGGTAGAGAAATATGCCGGTGAATTAAGTTTATCTCTATCCCAAATCAAAGATCCCAAAATTTCGAGGAAGCTCCAGTATTCACTGCAGAAGTTGAATGACATTAAAGCTCAGAATGACCGTAAGATTAATAATATGAGCTACCATTCAGTTTCAATGACATTAATTCACTTGATCCACACCTATAACCTCGGAAACACTTACAAGGGGTACACTTGTCCCATGGTTAAGATGAAATGGGTTCAGAACTCTAAGAAAATGTCGAAAGTTCATAATCCGTACGCACCGGAGATGAAGCATTGCGGTTCACAAGAAAGCTAG
- a CDS encoding efflux RND transporter permease subunit has translation MIQRLIEQAIRNRILVVMIFLIIGLVSVFSIKNAKIDAIPDIGENQQIVFTEWPGRSPKDIEEQVTYPLSISLQGIPGVKQVRGISAFGFSIIYVIFKDDVDFYWSRSRVLEKLSTASGSVPQGVLPTMGPDATGLGQVYWYTIENEDSSLHPKSLAELRSIQEFYVRYLLQGVEGVSEVASIGGFLKEYQIDVDPNKLFALDIHFSTLLQAVKSSNIDVGAEIIEDGDREFIVRGRGFFRSLEDIKNVVIAVKNASPIRVRDVATVGTGPAFRRGALDKNGKESVGGVVTMRFGENPQEVINRVKERLEVINNGLPSGVKIVPFYDRTELIQKTMGTVYSALSQEILITVIVILVFLLHFRASILVSLTLPFGVGISFILMKILDIDSNVMSLSGMVIAIGSMVDMGIIMTENIYSHLASKPNARSKERIEIIIQSAREVGPAILTAVMTTIVTFLPVFALEGGEGKLFHPLAWAKTLAMFGSVAVAILLVPALSVFLLKGKLKPIEKNVISSSVVKIYQPTLEWVLEHRKLFTIAPIAAILLGALSYTKLGKEFMPSLNEGDILYMPVTTPDVSMTKARELLSYTDKILNDHPLVEFAVGKLGRADSAIDPAPVAMFETIVKLVPEDSWPEGKSIYDIMEDLDQELQIPGLVNSWDFPIQTRIGMISTGIKTQIGIKIFGTDLGQLERLAAEVGDRVEQIDGAYGVYAEKITGKPYIEFDIDRVAASRFGINTGTINQILQTAVGGMPIGQFYEGRERYSIRVRYKKELRDRIDDLRRVLVPSPLGQHIPLEQLANIRIVTGPAAIQSENGLLRSVVLLNVKGRDLIGFVEEARDLIASSVELPKGYSIVWAGQYENQIRANQRLSFLIPIALVINLFIIYFGIKNIRNSAIIFSAVPIAMAGGLILLWIGGFNTSVAVWVGFIALFGIAVDDGVVMMTYLQEAIKAHQPNNWESLKSCIVEAGTRRIRPLVMTTTTTVVALLPVMWSTSAGSEVMKPMAIPTLGGMLIALITLFVVPVTFSFFEQKSMEGRHDEIKG, from the coding sequence ATGATCCAGAGACTCATTGAACAAGCTATTCGCAATCGAATACTAGTTGTCATGATCTTTTTGATCATTGGCTTGGTATCCGTGTTTAGCATAAAAAATGCGAAGATAGATGCTATCCCTGATATTGGTGAGAACCAACAAATTGTGTTTACCGAGTGGCCTGGTCGCTCCCCGAAAGACATCGAAGAGCAGGTCACATACCCCCTGAGTATTTCTTTGCAGGGAATTCCAGGAGTGAAGCAGGTTCGAGGGATTTCTGCTTTTGGCTTTTCGATAATCTACGTTATTTTTAAGGATGATGTAGACTTCTACTGGAGTCGCTCAAGAGTCCTGGAAAAGCTTTCCACAGCGTCTGGAAGTGTGCCACAGGGAGTCTTGCCTACTATGGGGCCAGATGCTACAGGCTTGGGGCAAGTGTACTGGTACACTATTGAAAACGAGGACTCATCTCTCCATCCAAAATCTTTGGCCGAACTAAGGTCGATCCAAGAGTTTTACGTTCGATACTTGCTCCAAGGCGTAGAAGGGGTCAGCGAGGTTGCTAGTATTGGGGGTTTTCTAAAAGAATACCAGATCGATGTAGATCCGAATAAGTTGTTTGCCCTCGATATACACTTCAGCACGCTACTTCAGGCTGTTAAGTCGAGCAATATTGATGTAGGTGCGGAAATTATTGAAGACGGCGATAGAGAGTTTATTGTCCGTGGGAGGGGGTTCTTTAGGTCTCTTGAGGATATAAAAAATGTAGTCATCGCTGTAAAGAATGCTTCACCCATTCGAGTTCGTGATGTTGCTACTGTAGGAACAGGACCAGCTTTTCGCAGGGGAGCTCTTGATAAAAATGGCAAGGAATCTGTTGGTGGCGTGGTTACGATGCGTTTTGGTGAAAATCCTCAAGAGGTCATCAATCGAGTTAAAGAGCGCTTAGAAGTTATTAACAATGGGCTCCCGAGTGGAGTAAAAATAGTTCCTTTCTATGATCGTACGGAACTTATTCAAAAAACGATGGGAACAGTCTATTCCGCATTATCACAGGAAATTCTGATTACTGTGATAGTTATTTTGGTGTTTCTACTTCATTTTCGAGCGTCGATACTTGTATCCCTTACGCTGCCATTTGGAGTAGGTATCAGTTTTATTCTGATGAAGATTCTCGACATTGACTCTAATGTGATGAGTCTTTCAGGGATGGTCATTGCAATTGGTTCAATGGTCGATATGGGAATTATTATGACTGAAAACATATATTCTCACTTAGCCTCCAAACCAAATGCTCGTTCCAAGGAGCGAATAGAAATTATCATCCAATCGGCTAGAGAGGTAGGTCCAGCAATCTTGACAGCTGTCATGACAACTATTGTTACCTTTTTGCCCGTATTTGCTCTGGAGGGAGGGGAAGGAAAGCTCTTTCACCCTCTGGCTTGGGCAAAAACTCTCGCGATGTTCGGTTCCGTTGCTGTCGCCATTTTACTCGTACCGGCTCTTTCGGTTTTTTTACTCAAGGGTAAGTTAAAGCCAATCGAAAAAAATGTTATTAGCTCATCGGTTGTTAAGATCTATCAGCCAACCCTTGAGTGGGTATTAGAGCATAGAAAGCTATTCACCATTGCACCTATAGCAGCTATTTTACTGGGGGCTTTATCCTATACTAAACTGGGAAAAGAGTTTATGCCGTCTCTAAACGAAGGGGACATACTCTACATGCCCGTAACAACGCCTGATGTAAGTATGACGAAGGCAAGAGAGTTGCTGTCGTATACTGATAAGATCTTGAACGATCACCCCCTTGTAGAGTTTGCTGTTGGAAAGCTTGGCCGTGCTGACTCCGCGATAGATCCGGCCCCTGTGGCAATGTTTGAAACGATAGTTAAGTTAGTGCCAGAAGATTCGTGGCCAGAGGGAAAGAGTATTTATGATATTATGGAAGATTTGGATCAGGAGCTACAAATTCCTGGTCTTGTGAATTCATGGGACTTTCCAATTCAAACTCGCATTGGAATGATATCGACTGGAATCAAAACTCAAATCGGAATCAAGATATTTGGAACTGACCTAGGACAGCTTGAGAGACTGGCTGCGGAAGTGGGTGATAGGGTAGAACAGATCGATGGGGCTTATGGAGTATATGCTGAGAAGATCACTGGCAAGCCCTATATTGAGTTTGACATCGATAGGGTTGCCGCCTCAAGGTTTGGCATCAACACGGGAACAATCAATCAAATTCTCCAAACAGCCGTCGGTGGAATGCCTATTGGACAGTTCTATGAGGGACGGGAACGCTACTCTATAAGGGTACGCTATAAAAAAGAACTGCGTGACCGTATCGACGATTTGAGACGAGTTCTCGTTCCTAGTCCACTTGGGCAGCATATCCCCCTAGAGCAGCTCGCGAACATTAGAATTGTTACTGGTCCTGCGGCCATTCAATCAGAAAACGGACTACTGAGAAGCGTGGTTTTGCTTAACGTTAAAGGCCGTGATTTGATTGGTTTTGTTGAAGAGGCCAGAGACTTGATAGCAAGTTCCGTAGAGCTGCCTAAAGGTTACTCGATCGTTTGGGCTGGACAATATGAGAATCAAATTCGAGCTAATCAACGTCTTAGCTTTTTGATTCCTATAGCACTTGTGATCAATCTCTTCATTATTTACTTCGGAATCAAAAATATTAGAAACTCAGCAATTATATTTAGTGCTGTACCTATTGCGATGGCTGGTGGATTAATCCTGCTTTGGATCGGTGGGTTTAATACCTCAGTTGCTGTTTGGGTTGGGTTTATCGCTCTTTTTGGAATAGCTGTCGATGATGGTGTCGTGATGATGACCTATTTGCAAGAAGCTATTAAGGCGCATCAACCAAACAACTGGGAATCTTTAAAGTCTTGCATCGTCGAGGCGGGTACTAGAAGGATACGCCCTCTCGTAATGACGACGACCACCACCGTAGTCGCTCTATTGCCAGTAATGTGGTCAACTTCTGCGGGTAGCGAGGTTATGAAGCCAATGGCTATTCCAACTCTAGGAGGAATGCTTATCGCACTTATAACATTATTTGTAGTTCCTGTGACATTTTCATTTTTTGAACAGAAATCTATGGAAGGTAGACATGATGAAATCAAGGGTTAG
- a CDS encoding efflux RND transporter periplasmic adaptor subunit encodes MNKKLLILLAGLTVSCTKSDKSSRASSKAETVQSDGHEGHRHLDNPDFYYTCAMHPEIRQSEPGKCPICGMTLTKFELDDDETSDHSVSQLAEQWQCRDYPDVTSAIEGTCPIDGTPMIKQAVLPSAGEAIAKVKLRKSQMSHFVPSFFPVSTMKMTKNVRLLGSVLQSEDKQSTIPARVGGRVEKVYIKSTGSFVKRGDPVLEIYSPKLITAGQEYLVSRRSFEKNGKDDFKQLLAKAQERLELWGIRRWQYESWYRNGKVPRQIVVYSPSTGIVQKHNAKVGGYFKEGQNFFELSDLSEVWVEMDVYEHDSSIVKLGQEVQLEFSSAPGKPVRGEIDFINPILDSESRTLKVRTTIPNAEGALKPGMIAEASLTVVFDGKPLVVPRTAIIDTGKRKVVWVKLTNKKFEAKIIHTGFESEGYVEVKQGLKAGDQVVMDGNFLLDAQAQLFGGYSDMTRNPRNAHPH; translated from the coding sequence ATGAATAAGAAACTATTGATTCTACTCGCAGGACTTACCGTTTCTTGTACGAAGTCTGATAAAAGTAGCAGAGCTTCATCCAAGGCTGAAACGGTGCAGTCTGATGGTCATGAAGGTCATCGGCATTTAGATAACCCAGACTTTTATTACACCTGCGCGATGCATCCAGAGATTAGGCAATCCGAACCAGGCAAATGTCCTATTTGTGGGATGACACTGACTAAGTTTGAGCTTGATGATGACGAAACATCGGATCACTCTGTGAGTCAACTTGCTGAGCAATGGCAGTGCAGGGACTACCCGGATGTTACTAGTGCAATTGAAGGAACTTGTCCAATCGATGGGACTCCAATGATTAAACAGGCTGTGTTACCATCTGCTGGTGAAGCGATTGCCAAGGTCAAGCTTAGAAAATCGCAAATGTCCCACTTTGTTCCAAGCTTCTTTCCAGTCTCAACGATGAAAATGACCAAAAATGTGAGGCTTCTTGGTTCGGTCCTACAATCGGAAGACAAGCAAAGTACTATTCCTGCGCGAGTGGGAGGTCGCGTTGAAAAGGTCTATATCAAATCAACTGGCAGTTTTGTGAAGCGTGGCGATCCTGTCCTGGAAATCTACAGCCCCAAACTGATTACAGCTGGTCAAGAGTATCTTGTGTCGCGGCGAAGCTTTGAAAAAAATGGGAAGGACGACTTTAAGCAATTATTAGCGAAGGCGCAAGAGCGACTTGAACTTTGGGGCATAAGAAGATGGCAGTATGAGTCGTGGTATCGCAATGGCAAAGTGCCTAGGCAAATTGTTGTCTATTCACCTTCTACAGGAATTGTTCAAAAGCATAATGCAAAAGTGGGAGGCTACTTTAAGGAGGGACAAAATTTCTTTGAGCTATCAGACCTTTCAGAGGTATGGGTTGAGATGGATGTCTATGAACATGACTCTTCCATTGTCAAATTAGGTCAAGAGGTTCAGTTAGAGTTTTCATCGGCTCCAGGTAAGCCAGTGCGAGGGGAAATTGACTTTATCAACCCCATACTTGATTCAGAATCTAGAACTTTGAAAGTTCGAACGACAATTCCAAATGCAGAGGGAGCGCTGAAGCCAGGAATGATTGCTGAGGCTAGCCTTACCGTTGTCTTCGATGGGAAGCCTTTGGTTGTCCCAAGAACTGCAATTATCGATACGGGAAAGAGAAAAGTTGTCTGGGTCAAACTTACTAACAAAAAGTTCGAAGCAAAAATTATTCACACTGGATTTGAGTCTGAAGGCTATGTTGAAGTTAAACAGGGGCTAAAGGCTGGTGATCAAGTCGTTATGGATGGCAACTTTCTGCTTGATGCACAGGCTCAACTATTCGGTGGGTATAGTGATATGACAAGAAACCCTAGAAACGCCCATCCGCACTAA
- a CDS encoding TolC family protein, giving the protein MRSTLLVFLLQVVASPAYSMTFKEAMSSIENHQKVAEMELKSRSTAEVANMKGSWGDPTLKVSAKNYPVDTLDPNQTPMTGVDFVLSQKVPLTSKYSDVELAFKNLSEAERWKSKSRLEGLRSALWSYLISIRKLSDEVRILRENLTWLENIIKVSQDLYSTGKQNQQAILELKIRKSELKSMVQSKDFEISEVKEMIKYIIGTPSEIDLSSVPWEILKRPTPQTDTAEKSLESNVRAKDFALTAKSKSRVPDLMVSFGYTKRSNVDENGDFVTLAATIPLPTSSVRHADFRKSLHEKRQSELALQDYRQEKGSKLAKLQLMKKRIETELEILRSETIAFADNARQVTTKSYQLGDSSYLELLQSELKLQNLRMKEVASTATLREVNLALKTSLGEELYE; this is encoded by the coding sequence ATGCGGTCGACTTTGCTGGTATTTTTGCTCCAAGTCGTTGCCTCCCCGGCCTATAGTATGACTTTTAAAGAGGCCATGAGTTCCATAGAGAATCACCAAAAAGTAGCGGAAATGGAGCTTAAAAGCAGGTCCACTGCTGAAGTTGCTAATATGAAGGGGTCTTGGGGGGATCCAACCTTAAAAGTCTCTGCTAAGAATTATCCCGTTGATACTCTGGATCCAAACCAAACCCCAATGACGGGAGTTGACTTCGTTCTTTCACAAAAGGTTCCACTAACATCAAAGTACAGTGATGTTGAGTTGGCATTTAAAAACCTTTCTGAAGCTGAGCGTTGGAAGTCCAAAAGCAGATTAGAGGGGCTTAGGTCAGCATTGTGGAGCTATCTGATATCAATTAGAAAACTATCTGATGAAGTTAGAATTCTTAGAGAAAACCTAACTTGGTTAGAAAATATTATCAAGGTATCGCAAGATCTATATTCCACCGGTAAACAAAATCAACAGGCGATATTAGAACTCAAAATCCGTAAGTCGGAGCTCAAAAGTATGGTGCAAAGCAAGGATTTTGAAATTTCAGAAGTTAAGGAAATGATCAAGTACATCATTGGCACGCCCTCTGAAATCGATCTATCGTCAGTTCCATGGGAAATACTAAAACGCCCAACTCCCCAAACTGATACCGCAGAAAAATCGTTGGAATCAAATGTTAGGGCAAAAGATTTTGCATTGACGGCCAAAAGCAAGTCTAGAGTTCCCGATCTAATGGTCTCATTTGGTTATACCAAGCGATCTAATGTTGACGAAAATGGTGATTTTGTGACCTTGGCTGCGACAATCCCTCTGCCAACCTCTAGTGTGAGACATGCCGATTTTAGAAAATCACTTCATGAAAAAAGACAGTCCGAGCTAGCTCTACAAGACTATAGGCAGGAGAAAGGCTCAAAATTGGCAAAGTTACAGCTCATGAAGAAAAGAATAGAAACAGAATTAGAGATCCTGCGTTCAGAAACGATCGCATTTGCTGATAATGCAAGGCAGGTTACTACAAAATCCTATCAATTGGGAGACTCTAGCTATCTTGAGCTATTGCAATCAGAACTAAAGCTTCAAAACTTAAGAATGAAAGAGGTGGCCTCCACAGCAACTTTAAGAGAAGTGAATTTAGCCCTAAAGACATCACTTGGAGAAGAGCTCTATGAATAA
- a CDS encoding M48 family metallopeptidase: protein MLKAHGFFKDKTKSPCEFNIQQDGIKVRSTEKSIQEHWPWSQTSIKIGGAADKLLFFTPKNIKEIESIYTERNRLIVQQLKTIPAVEVQSFLKDLKMHRVSSLSILVTAMAVLLALVAFVWIGRDPIIDAVVDRVPYEWEQELGSRLVGITIPAQNLISSGPAIETLKPYIKRLQDVLPQPMNDVKIYIAKSSDINAFALPGGHVVFNEGLLRAASNIEEILGVAGHELAHVEKRHVLRGIVQAIGLYLVVDLIMGDMTGILAVISENSQLLLQSGFSREQESQADEVGFNLLVAANINPQGLVSFFQIIEETQKKQNEMLGDLAKPLSFLSTHPATDERINAIKDRIREEKLDIPAIDFDYESFKAKIISN, encoded by the coding sequence ATGCTTAAAGCTCACGGCTTCTTCAAAGACAAGACAAAATCCCCTTGCGAATTCAACATTCAGCAAGATGGAATCAAAGTTCGATCAACTGAAAAAAGTATCCAGGAGCACTGGCCTTGGTCGCAAACATCCATCAAGATTGGCGGAGCTGCGGATAAACTATTGTTCTTCACTCCCAAAAACATCAAAGAAATTGAATCGATCTACACAGAACGCAATCGCCTCATAGTACAGCAATTAAAAACTATTCCGGCAGTAGAGGTTCAAAGTTTTTTAAAAGACCTCAAGATGCACCGTGTTTCATCCCTGAGTATCTTGGTGACTGCAATGGCTGTTCTTTTAGCATTGGTGGCCTTCGTCTGGATCGGCCGGGATCCGATTATAGATGCTGTAGTTGATAGAGTTCCCTACGAATGGGAACAGGAGTTAGGCTCCCGTCTTGTGGGTATTACCATCCCAGCTCAAAACCTTATATCGTCGGGCCCAGCAATTGAAACCCTCAAGCCCTATATAAAGCGCTTACAGGATGTTCTACCTCAACCCATGAATGACGTAAAAATCTATATCGCAAAAAGTTCGGACATCAATGCCTTTGCCCTCCCGGGAGGGCATGTCGTATTCAATGAGGGTTTGCTAAGAGCAGCGTCAAACATCGAGGAAATTTTAGGGGTAGCAGGCCATGAACTGGCACATGTGGAGAAACGTCACGTATTGCGGGGTATTGTTCAAGCAATTGGCCTCTATCTTGTTGTCGATCTAATTATGGGTGACATGACGGGAATTCTGGCTGTCATCAGTGAAAACAGTCAGCTACTCTTACAGAGCGGCTTTTCCAGAGAACAAGAAAGCCAAGCCGATGAGGTTGGATTCAATCTATTGGTTGCAGCGAACATCAATCCACAAGGCCTTGTGTCATTTTTCCAGATCATAGAAGAAACCCAGAAAAAGCAGAATGAAATGCTGGGAGACTTAGCCAAACCCCTTAGCTTTCTGAGCACTCACCCAGCAACAGACGAGCGAATCAACGCCATCAAAGATCGGATACGAGAAGAAAAGCTCGATATTCCGGCAATAGATTTTGACTATGAATCATTTAAAGCTAAAATCATTAGTAACTAG
- a CDS encoding TIGR00266 family protein: MIETIKGGHGFSYIEAPLPPGGEVITESGAMASMDDGIEMRTKLNGGFFSGLLMKFLGNESLFINRFSNPSNSQKTIILTQNTPGQICIAELKDETLFIQPGSFIAATKTVKFGLRWAGFASWIGGEGLFRIKISGSGLVWYGAYGAVVEKEINGEYLVDTGHLLSYPKTIDLKFQLSGGIFSSFFGGEGFLLRLEGKGKVLLQARSLGGLAGWLNPRFWG; encoded by the coding sequence GTGATAGAAACAATCAAGGGGGGTCATGGGTTTTCTTATATCGAAGCTCCCCTTCCACCAGGCGGAGAGGTGATCACTGAGTCAGGAGCTATGGCTTCTATGGATGATGGAATCGAGATGCGGACCAAGTTGAACGGAGGATTCTTCAGTGGATTGCTGATGAAATTTCTGGGAAATGAGTCTCTGTTTATCAATCGCTTTTCTAATCCCAGCAACAGCCAAAAGACCATCATTCTGACCCAAAACACTCCTGGGCAAATCTGCATTGCGGAGTTGAAAGACGAAACTCTTTTTATCCAACCGGGTTCTTTCATAGCTGCTACTAAGACTGTTAAATTCGGTCTACGCTGGGCTGGCTTCGCCTCATGGATCGGGGGCGAAGGGCTATTTCGTATTAAGATTTCTGGCTCAGGCCTTGTCTGGTATGGAGCCTACGGAGCTGTCGTAGAAAAAGAAATCAACGGTGAATACTTAGTAGATACAGGTCATTTACTTTCATACCCCAAAACAATCGACCTCAAATTTCAACTCTCTGGAGGTATATTTTCAAGCTTCTTTGGGGGAGAAGGGTTCCTGTTAAGGCTGGAAGGTAAGGGCAAAGTCTTGTTGCAGGCGAGAAGCTTAGGTGGCTTGGCCGGTTGGTTGAATCCAAGATTTTGGGGGTAG
- a CDS encoding TIGR00266 family protein: protein MNVSLEMGPTNTVAKLEFLSGEAWTTEAGAMIAMSSGLQIETSTHKKGKGGVLKGLKRMFAGESFFMNHYTAQSEATLWLAPSMPGDITLHELQGDRIVVQAGSFLACDSGVDISTGWQGFKNILSGESLFWINLSGTGPVLFSAYGAIYTIDVDGSYIVDTGHIVAFEESLNFNLSKAGSSWLHSVMGGEGIVCRFQGKGKVWCQSHNLSAFGWSLRPHLRAKKR, encoded by the coding sequence ATGAACGTCAGTTTAGAAATGGGGCCCACCAACACCGTGGCAAAGTTAGAGTTCTTATCGGGAGAAGCTTGGACCACCGAGGCGGGGGCTATGATTGCCATGAGTTCTGGCCTTCAAATTGAAACCTCAACCCACAAGAAAGGGAAAGGAGGGGTTCTCAAAGGACTCAAACGAATGTTCGCCGGCGAGAGCTTCTTCATGAATCATTACACCGCCCAATCAGAAGCCACACTTTGGCTCGCGCCGTCTATGCCTGGAGACATAACATTGCATGAGCTACAAGGGGATCGCATCGTGGTGCAAGCAGGATCTTTCTTGGCGTGCGACTCTGGTGTTGATATTAGTACAGGCTGGCAAGGCTTTAAGAATATTCTTTCTGGAGAAAGCCTATTTTGGATCAATCTGAGCGGTACTGGTCCCGTTCTATTTAGTGCCTATGGTGCAATCTATACCATTGATGTGGATGGTTCCTACATTGTCGATACGGGGCACATCGTCGCTTTCGAAGAAAGCCTCAATTTCAATCTATCTAAAGCTGGCTCTAGTTGGTTGCACTCCGTTATGGGGGGAGAAGGAATAGTCTGTCGATTTCAAGGGAAAGGTAAAGTTTGGTGTCAGAGTCACAACCTCTCCGCCTTTGGATGGAGCTTACGCCCGCACCTAAGGGCTAAGAAGCGTTAA
- a CDS encoding TIGR00266 family protein, translating into MSGQYPFQIECSPEYALLTVQIPADQMLKVEASAMASMDRHIQMKTKLKGGLKRFLTKESIFINEFTAHDAAGEIKIAPGPSGDMSHFEVNAQKSLFLTGSSFVACTPDVQLDTKFQGLVKGFFSGESLFLMRCSGDGSLWFNTFGGLFSVDVKGEYVVDTGHIVAFTEGLEYSVSKVGGYKSLFFSGEGFVCRFQGEGKVWIQSRNPLSLISWADGFRPIERSNN; encoded by the coding sequence ATGTCAGGTCAATACCCTTTTCAAATCGAGTGCTCGCCAGAATATGCACTATTAACGGTTCAGATTCCTGCTGATCAGATGTTAAAAGTTGAAGCTTCAGCCATGGCATCAATGGATCGTCATATTCAGATGAAGACAAAGCTTAAAGGAGGACTGAAAAGATTCTTAACAAAAGAATCGATCTTCATCAATGAGTTCACAGCCCACGATGCTGCAGGTGAGATCAAGATCGCTCCTGGTCCTTCCGGAGACATGTCTCACTTCGAAGTAAATGCCCAGAAATCGCTGTTTTTGACAGGATCGAGCTTTGTCGCATGTACTCCTGATGTCCAGCTAGATACCAAGTTCCAAGGCTTAGTCAAAGGATTCTTCTCTGGTGAATCTCTATTCCTCATGCGTTGTAGTGGTGACGGAAGCCTGTGGTTCAATACCTTTGGAGGCCTCTTCTCAGTCGATGTCAAAGGCGAGTACGTGGTCGACACAGGACATATAGTGGCTTTTACTGAAGGCTTAGAATACTCCGTGTCTAAAGTGGGAGGATACAAGAGCCTATTCTTCTCGGGAGAGGGGTTTGTATGCCGCTTTCAAGGCGAGGGCAAAGTTTGGATTCAGAGCCGCAACCCTCTGAGCCTAATTTCCTGGGCTGATGGCTTCAGACCCATAGAACGCAGCAACAACTAA
- a CDS encoding substrate-binding periplasmic protein, producing MSISLFRLLTFAILILGKSKSNLFAEVKSLTMVTLDWSPYYGKNLKNQGVITDIVKHAFQGSYATSLDFMPWSRAMVMVETGEYDILMGAYYTKERAQRYFVSDCIYSVKVRLATLSDSKILSYSDLRDLSGYKIGVSHGFANSEVFDNADYLTKDTAKNPLLNIRKLLTRRVDMIVVAEEVLNHQFTKSKKSDRKKLVFIDPILSINTLHIMASKKKDSNLLIIKDFNEGLRKIRENGTYASILKKHDFP from the coding sequence GTGTCAATCTCGCTCTTTCGACTATTAACTTTTGCAATTCTGATTTTAGGAAAGTCGAAGAGCAACCTCTTTGCCGAAGTAAAGTCGCTCACGATGGTAACTCTTGATTGGTCGCCCTACTATGGTAAAAATCTAAAGAACCAAGGAGTCATAACAGATATCGTAAAGCATGCTTTCCAAGGATCTTATGCCACCTCTCTTGATTTTATGCCATGGAGTCGAGCTATGGTAATGGTCGAGACAGGAGAGTATGACATTCTAATGGGAGCTTATTACACCAAGGAGCGTGCACAGCGATACTTCGTAAGTGACTGTATCTATAGTGTCAAGGTTCGACTTGCAACCCTTAGTGACTCAAAAATCCTGTCCTACAGTGATTTAAGAGATTTAAGCGGCTATAAAATTGGTGTATCACATGGCTTCGCAAATAGTGAAGTTTTTGATAACGCAGACTACTTAACAAAAGACACTGCGAAGAACCCACTATTAAATATCCGAAAACTATTGACCCGAAGGGTCGATATGATTGTAGTAGCTGAAGAAGTTCTAAACCATCAATTTACCAAGTCTAAAAAATCAGACCGAAAAAAACTGGTTTTCATCGATCCAATTCTTAGTATCAATACACTTCACATAATGGCCAGCAAGAAGAAAGATTCTAATCTACTTATCATCAAAGACTTTAACGAAGGTTTGAGGAAAATCAGAGAAAATGGTACATACGCGAGCATCCTTAAAAAACATGACTTCCCATAG